A section of the Humulus lupulus chromosome 2, drHumLupu1.1, whole genome shotgun sequence genome encodes:
- the LOC133814743 gene encoding exosome complex component RRP45A-like, producing MEANTWRLTVNEKKFIENALLSDLRVDSHHPFDYRNLIITFGKEDGSTEVQLGQTHVMGFVTGQMVQPYHDRSNEGLLSIFTEFSPMVDPSFEPGRPSEAAVELVRIVDRGLRESKAVDTKSFCVLPGKLVWAIRIDLHILDNGGNLVDTANIAALAGLMTFWRPECSFGYLYVGFARMYRIKSVWVMRKVTRLMGGELLDFTMQLMETGFENDTILALIFFSLQYILVNHEYWKYKVKNTHWRITLKVIGIKGKFPGPILNVTTNWNVFVNVKNNLDEPLLITWNGIQHRKNSWQDGSKCQQWGELLLLSFPELGQQF from the exons atgg AGGCCAATACATGGCGTCTCACAGTCAATGAGAAGAAATTTATCGAGAACGCTCTTCTCTCCGACCTCCGAGTTGACAGTCACCATCCATTCGACTACCGCAATCTCATCATCACCTTCGGCAAGGAGGATGGCTCGACGGAGGTGCAGCTGGGCCAAACCCATGTCATGGGATTTGTCACAGGCCAGATGGTTCAGCCCTACCATGACCGCTCCAATGAGGGCTTGCTTTCCATCTTCACCGAGTTCTCCCCGATGGTTGACCCTTCCTTCGAGCCTGGCCGCCCAAGCGAGGCTGCTGTTGAGCTTGTTCGCATTGTAGACCGTGGCCTAAG AGAAAGCAAGGCTGTTGACACTAAATCGTTTTGTGTTCTTCCAGGGAAATTGGTTTGGGCCATCCGTATTGACCTCCATATTCTAGATAATGGAGG AAACCTTGTGGATACTGCAAATATTGCTGCTTTGGCTGGTCTCATGACGTTTTGGAGGCCTGAATGCTCATTTGGATATTTGTATGTGGGTTTTGCT AGAATGTATAGGATTAAGAGTGTATGGGTTATGAGAAAAGTTACCCGTTTAATGGGTGGAGAAT TGCTGGATTTCACAATGCAGCTGATGGAAACAGGATTTGAGAATGATACTATTCTTGcattaattttcttttctctaCAGTATATTCTTGTAAACCATGAATATTGGAAATACAAGGTGAAGAATACTCACTGGAGAATAACATTGAAG GTTATTGGGATAAAGGGGAAGTTTCCAGGACCGATTCTCAACGTCACTACCAACTGGAATGTTTTTGTTAATGTCAAGAATAACCTCGATGAGCCATTGCTTATTACATG GAATGGAATACAGCACAGGAAAAACTCTTGGCAAGATGGATCAAAATGCCAGCAGTGGGGTGAGCTTTTGCTTCT GTCTTTCCCAGAGCTTGGACAACAATTTTGA